Proteins found in one Aspergillus puulaauensis MK2 DNA, chromosome 8, nearly complete sequence genomic segment:
- a CDS encoding putative choline transport protein (COG:E;~EggNog:ENOG410PKT4;~InterPro:IPR002293,IPR004840;~PFAM:PF13520,PF00324;~TransMembrane:11 (o47-72i79-99o129-158i170-189o195-218i280-301o330-350i379-401o407-430i450-472o484-504i);~go_component: GO:0016020 - membrane [Evidence IEA];~go_component: GO:0016021 - integral component of membrane [Evidence IEA];~go_function: GO:0022857 - transmembrane transporter activity [Evidence IEA];~go_process: GO:0006865 - amino acid transport [Evidence IEA];~go_process: GO:0055085 - transmembrane transport [Evidence IEA]), whose product MDTVQESKSSTFKADHGATPTPDAELAKGEVGIAGQLDMPMKRKFNILSIVAVGYNISNSWVAIAASFAIAIQSGGAVSLLYGIILVTFAMLCTGVTLAELASVYPTAGGQYHFTSILASRRWSRGLSYFSGLAAIFSWICLGASISLSSTNVLMAIIIRWRPQYQPQTWHYFLVYQLFNIVIVLYNAFLTNRTLWVYNVGFLLSISTFVVITITCPARSGVQVDSREIWGTFINGSGGWPDGISFLTGLSTPQFMLSGLDATLHLAEECLDPERVVPKAVMVTVIVGFLTAFPFSIGIIYSNRNVGESLSTSTAFPIYFIWEKATHSPAAATVFMASLFVISCVAINAVHQTASRLTWSFAREALFFSRKISSVHSSLGVPIYALILNGVLVFLVGIIYVCSSTAFNSFISTTVIVAQISFAIPAALLISRRRSTHYLPSNRPFKVPNVVGYISNVVCIIWAVILTVFFCFPTELPVTGGNMNYASVVLAAMLVIGVANWFAYARKHYHGPRLEI is encoded by the exons ATGGATACCGTCCAGGAATCTAAGTCTTCAACATTCAAAGCGGACCATGGTGCTACTCCTACTCCCGATGCCGAGCTGGCAAAGGGCGAGGTTGGCATCGCGGGCCAGCTAGACATGCCCATGAAGCGCAAGTTCAATATTTTGAGCATCGTCGCTGTGGGATACAACATTTCAAACAGCTGGGTGGCTATTGCCGCTAGCTTCGCTATCGCTATTCAGTCAGGAGGCGCCGTGTCTCTGCTCTATGGgatcatcctcgtcacctTTGCCATGCTCTGCACGGGCGTGACTTTGGCCGAACTAGCCAGTGTCTACCCTACTGCTGGTGGACAATACCATTTCACTTCTATATTAGCTTCGCGGCGTTGGAGTCGTGGACTATCATACTTCAGCGGCCTCGCGGCGATATTCTCCTGGATCTGCCTGGGTGCTTCGATTAGTTTGTCTTCGACAAACGTACTCATGGCAATCATAATTCGTTGGCGACCACAATACCAGCCGCAGACATGGCATTACTTCCTTGTCTATCAGTTATTCAATATAGTGATCGTTCTTTACAATGCCTTTCTGACCAACAGGACCCTCTGGGTGTACAATGTTGGAT TTCTCCTTTCCATCTCAACCTTTGTTGTTATCACTATTACGTGCCCAGCTCGGTCTGGTGTGCAGGTCGACTCACGAGAGATTTGGGGTACATTCATCAACGGGTCTGGTGGCTGGCCAGACGGTATATCGTTCTTGACAGGCCTCTCAACACCACAATTTATGCTATCTGGTCTCGACGCAACCCTTCATCTGGCAGAAGAATGTCTTGATCCGGAGCGGGTTGTACCCAAGGCAGTTATGGTTACTGTAATTGTGGGGTTCTTGACTGCATTTCCCTTCTCTATTGGTATCATCTACAGCAACCGCAACGTCGGGGAGTCGTTGTCTACCTCGACTGC GTTCCCTATCTATTTCATCTGGGAAAAGGCCACGCACTCACCTGCAGCCGCAACAGTGTTTATGGCCTCCCTGTTCGTCATCTCCTGTGTCGCAATCAACGCCGTACACCAGACAGCCTCCCGGCTTACCTGGTCTTTCGCGCGCGAGGCCCTGTTCTTCTCACGAAAGATATCATCCGTACATTCTTCACTTGGAGTCCCAATATAcgctctcattctcaacgGCGTCCTCGTCTTTCTTGTCGGGATCATATACGTGTGCTCGTCAACAG CTTTCAACTCATTCATCAGCACGACCGTCATCGTCGCGCAAATATCGTTCGCTATCCCCGCTGCCCTCCTGATCTCTCGTCGTCGCTCAACCCACTACCTCCCGTCGAACCGGCCATTCAAGGTGCCAAATGTGGTGGGATACATCTCAAATGTGGTCTGCATTATTTGGGCAGTCATATtgaccgtcttcttctgcttccccacTGAACTTCCAGTCACTGGTGGTAATATGA ATTACGCTTCGGTCGTATTGGCTGCCATGCTTGTGATCGGGGTCGCGAATTGGTTTGCGTACGCGAGGAAACATTATCATGGGCCTAGGTTGGAAATTTAA
- a CDS encoding pleiotropic drug resistance family ABC transporter (COG:Q;~EggNog:ENOG410PFN7;~InterPro:IPR034001,IPR043926,IPR027417,IPR003593, IPR010929,IPR017871,IPR029481,IPR003439,IPR013525, IPR034003;~PFAM:PF01061,PF00005,PF06422,PF14510;~TransMembrane:12 (i525-545o557-578i599-623o635-655i667-686o768-788i1186-1207o1219-1242i1263-1289o1309-1330i1342-1365o1458-1479i);~go_component: GO:0016020 - membrane [Evidence IEA];~go_component: GO:0016021 - integral component of membrane [Evidence IEA];~go_function: GO:0005524 - ATP binding [Evidence IEA];~go_function: GO:0016887 - ATPase activity [Evidence IEA];~go_function: GO:0042626 - ATPase-coupled transmembrane transporter activity [Evidence IEA];~go_process: GO:0055085 - transmembrane transport [Evidence IEA]): MSSQPPPPLPSEGGAPDGEGQHHAFDIISRITGDNGASSSREKADSSDITCANSEKDIDQESEQKITALARNLSHLSQKSSAVDGTNTFLDASSDPQLDPNSDNFNARKWTKNFLSVANRDPDRYPRRTAGVSFRNLSAFGYGTAVDYQTDVANMWLKGYGWVRRMLGFGDRVRIDILHDFEGFVRSGEMLVALGRPGSGCSTFLKSIAGETHGLWLDDGTDIQYQGISWDEMHSRFRGEVIYQAETEIHFPNLTAGETLSFAARARAPANRFPGVTREQYATHMRDVTMAMLGLSHTMNTMVGNEFIRGVSGGERKRVSIAETILCGCPMQCWDNSTRGLDSSTALEFVRNIRLSTEYTGSTAVVAIYQASQAIYDVFDKAIVLYEGRQIYFGSATDARRFFIEMGFDCPDRQTTADFLTSLTSPTERLVRPGYENAVPRTPDEFAARWKQSVERKQLLADIEAFQNEFPIGGNKLEEFKRSRAAEKSKGTRAGSPYTLSYLMQIRLCLTRGFLRLKGDMSMTLATTIGNSIMALIISSIFYNMSPTTDEFFSRGALLFFAILLNAFSSALEILTLWQQRPIVEKHFKYALYHPSAEAISSMIVDLPAKVLVSIVFNIILYFMTNLRRTPGHFFVFYLFSFTTTLTMSNIFRWIGAISRSMAQAMVPSSIFMMILVIYTGFTIPVRNMHPWFKWLNYLNPIGYAFESLMVNEFSGRTFDCGGYVPNYPDAPLSSKICSNRGAVAGEDFIDGDKYLNTSFEYYRSHLWRNYGILLAFMFAFLGLYIICSEFVRAKPSKGEILVFPRGKIPAFAKEIRRDAEEAAPVEKAVPVGQDDADDHVGAISKQTAIFHWQDVCYDIKIKGENRRILDNVDGWVKPGNLTALMGVTGAGKTSLLDVLADRVTMGVVTGEMLVDGRLRDDSFQRKTGYVQQQDLHLETSTVREALIFSAMLRQPATVSRKEKIAYVEEVIKMLGMEEYAQAVVGILGEGLNVEQRKRLTIGVELAAKPDLLLFFDEPTSGLDSQTAWSICSLMRKLADHGQAILCTIHQPSAILMQQFDRLLFLAKGGKTIYFGELGENMETLIKYFEKKGSAPCPKTANPAEWMLEIIGAAPGSHADRDWSEIWKQSPERDHVRQELAEMKAELSQNPEPPKAPEYGEFAMPLWSQFLICLQRMFEQYWRSPSYIYSKATMCVIPPLFIGFTFWREPVTLQGMQNQMFAIFMLLIIFPNLVQQMMPYFVTQRALYEVRERPSKAYSWKAFMMASICVELPWNVLMAVPAYFCWYYPIGLYRNAGPGETVERGGTMFLLILIFMLFSSTFSTMIIAGIEHPDTGSNIAQLLFSLCLVFNGVLASPSALPRFWIFMYRVSPFTYLVSSVLSTGLAGTEAYCSDIEILAVPPPDGQNCTSYLGPYAEQTMGTILDPAPNGDCRLCSISSSNQFLAQLSINPDDTWRNVGILFVYIVFNAFAAVFLYWLVRVPKKKSQQVKKG; encoded by the exons ATGTCTTCTCAACCACCGCCTCCCCTACCTTCCGAGGGTGGCGCCCCTGACGGTGAGGGGCAACACCACGCATTCGACATCATCAGCAGGATAACAGGCGACAACGGagcctcatcctccaggGAGAAAGCGGACAGCTCCGATATCACGTGTGCCAACTCTGAGAAGGATATTGACCAGGAAAGCGAACAGAAGATCACAGCCCTAGCGCGGAACCTGTCCCACCTCTCCCAGAAGAGCAGCGCTGTAGACGGTACAAACACTTTCCTCGACGCCTCCAGTGACCCCCAGCTGGATCCCAATTCCGACAATTTCAACGCCCGAAAATGGACCAAGAATTTCCTCTCCGTCGCCAATCGCGACCCGGACAGATACCCGCGTCGCACTGCTGGTGTTTCATTCCGCAACCTGAGCGCGTTCGGCTATGGAACCGCCGTCGATTACCAGACAGATGTTGCCAATATGTGGCTTAAGGGGTATGGGTGGGTTCGCCGCATGCTTGGATTCGGGGACCGAGTCCGCATTGACATCTTGCACGATTTCGAGGGTTTCGTTCGGAGTGGTGAGATGTTGGTTGCTCTCGGGCGCCCTGGAAG TGGATGTTCTACGTTTCTGAAATCAATAGCCGGCGAGACTCACGGTCTCTGGCTTGATGATGGAACTGACATACAATATCAAGGCATTTCCTGGGACGAAATGCATAGCCGTTTCCGCGGCGAAGTTATCTATCAAGCTGAAACTGAGATTCATTTTCCCAATCTTACTGCTGGTGAGACGCTGTCCTTTGCAGCTCGTGCGCGTGCCCCGGCCAATCGATTCCCTGGTGTAACTCGAGAGCAATATGCGACTCACATGCGCGATGTTACGATGGCTATGTTGGGACTCAGTCACACGATGAACACGATGGTAGGGAACGAGTTTATACGCGGTGTATCTGGTGGAGAACGGAAGCGAGTCAGTATTGCAGAAACAATCCTCTGCGGTTGTCCTATGCAATGCTGGGATAATTCAACCAGAGGTCTCGATAGCTCAACTGCGCTG GAATTTGTAAGAAATATCCGCCTTTCTACTGAATACACCGGTTCTACAGCTGTCGTTGCCATCTATCAGGCGAGTCAGGCGATCTACGATGTGTTTGATAAAGCCATTGTCCTCTATGAAGGTCGCCAAATATACTTTGGGAGCGCCACCGATGCCAGACGCTTTTTCATCGAGATGGGCTTTGACTGCCCCGATAGACAGACTACCGCCGACTTCCTTACATCTTTGACAAGTCCCACTGAACGACTCGTGCGACCAGGATATGAAAATGCCGTCCCTCGAACCCCTGATGAGTTTGCAGCCCGATGGAAGCAAAGCGTGGAGCGCAAGCAATTGCTTGCTGATATCGAGGCCTTCCAGAACGAATTCCCTATTGGCGGGAACAAACTTGAGGAATTCAAGCGCTCTCGAGCGGCGGAAAAGTCCAAGGGTACTCGTGCTGGTTCGCCGTATACTCTCTCCTACCTAATGCAAATCCGCCTCTGCTTGACCAGAGGCTTCCTTCGTCTTAAGGGCGACATGTCCATGACCCTCGCTACTACTATCGGCAACAGCATCATGGCATTAATTATCTCAAGTATCTTCTATAATATGTCACCCACGACCGACGAATTCTTCTCTCGCGGAGCCCTGCTTTTCTTCGCTATTCTACTAAACGCTTTCTCGAGTGCGCTGGAAATCCTGACGCTCTGGCAGCAAAGACCAATTGTGGAAAAGCACTTCAAATATGCGCTGTATCACCCCTCCGCAGAAGCAATTAGTTCAATGATTGTCGACCTACCCGCCAAGGTGCTCGTATCGATTGTGTTTAATATCATCCTCTACTTCATGACAAACCTCCGCCGTACACCAGGACACTTTTTCGTCTTTTACCTGTTTTCATTTACGACCACACTGACCATGTCCAATATTTTCCGCTGGATTGGTGCAATATCCCGGTCTATGGCGCAAGCAATGGTTCCCTCGTCAATCTTCATGATGATCCTTGTCATTTACACTGGGTTCACTATTCCTGTACGCAATATGCATCCGTGGTTCAAATGGCTCAACTATCTTAACCCTATTGGT TACGCATTCGAATCACTCATGGTCAACGAATTCAGCGGCCGGACGTTTGATTGCGGAGGCTATGTACCCAACTATCCCGACGCTCCTCTGTCATCAAAGATTTGCTCCAATCGTGGAGCTGTGGCCGGTGAAGATTTTATCGATGGTGACAAATACCTGAATACCTCGTTCGAATATTACAGGTCTCACTTGTGGAGAAACTACGGCATCCTTCTGGCATTCATGTTTGCCTTTTTGGGCCTCTATATCATCTGTAGTGAGTTTGTCCGGGCAAAACCCTCCAAGGGAGAGATTCTGGTCTTTCCAAGAGGCAAAATTCCGGCTTTCGCAAAAGAAATCCGACGCGACGCGGAGGAAGCTGCTCCAGTTGAAAAGGCCGTCCCAGTTGGTCAGGATGACGCAGACGATCATGTTGGGGCTATCTCGAAACAAACAGCAATCTTTCACTGGCAGGATGTGTGCTACGACATCAAAATAAAGGGCGAAAACCGACGCATCCTCGATAACGTTGATGGTTGGGTAAAGCCGGGCAACCTAACAGCTTTAATGGGGGTTACTGGCGCCGGCAAGACCTCTCTACTGGATGTTCTAGCTGACCGCGTTACTATGGGCGTGGTGACTGGCGAGATGCTTGTGGATGGGCGCTTGCGAGATGACTCTTTTCAACGTAAAACAGGTTAcgtccagcagcaagatctGCATCTTGAAACCAGCACTGTGCGCGAAGCGCTAATCTTCAGTGCAATGCTTCGCCAGCCTGCTACCGTGTCGCGGAAGGAGAAAATTGCATACGTGGAAGAGGTGATTAAGATGCTGGGCATGGAGGAATATGCTCAGGCTGTAGTAGGTATTCTGGGTGAAGGATTGAATGTCGAGCAGAGGAAACGCCTCACTATTGGAGTGGAGCTTGCAGCAAAGccagaccttcttcttttcttcgatGAGCCGACATCTGGCCTAGACAGCCAGACAGCCTGGTCTATCTGTTCTCTTATGCGGAAGCTAGCAGACCATGGTCAGGCGATCTTATGTACGATTCACCAGCCATCTGCGATTTTAATGCAGCAGTTTGATCGACTTCTATTCCTGGCCAAGGGCGGAAAGACTATCTACTTTGGCGAGCTTGGTGAAAATATGGAGACCCTGATCAAGTATTTTGAAAAGAAAGGCTCCGCTCCCTGCCCCAAGACCGCAAACCCCGCTGAATGGATGTTGGAAATTATCGGTGCAGCCCCAGGATCTCATGCAGATCGAGACTGGTCTGAGATCTGGAAGCAGAGCCCTGAACGCGATCATGTACGTCAGGAATTGGCAGAGATGAAAGCAGAGTTGTCGCAGAATCCAGAGCCCCCCAAGGCGCCCGAATATGGAGAATTTGCAATGCCGCTCTGGTCTCAGTTTCTCATATGCCTCCAGCGCATGTTTGAGCAATACTGGCGCAGTCCGTCCTACATTTATTCTAAGGCCACCATGTGTGTGATTCCG CCGCTCTTCATTGGGTTTACGTTTTGGCGAGAGCCAGTTACCTTGCAAGGCATGCAAAATCAGATGTTCGCCATCTTCATGCTCCTGATTATCTTCCCGAACTTGGTCCAACAAATGATGCCGTACTTTGTGACGCAGCGTGCTCTATATGAAGTCCGAGAGCGACCTTCAAAGGCATATTCATGGAAGGCTTTTATGATGGCCAGTATCTGCGTGGAGCTTCCTTGGAACGTCTTGATGGCTGTTCCAGCCTACTTCTGCTGGTATTATCCGATCGGGCTGTATCGTAATGCAGGCCCTGGGGAGACGGTCGAGCGTGGCGGCACCATGTTCCTGCTGATTTTAATCTTCATGCTATTCTCGTCAACTTTTAGCACCATGATCATTGCTGGCATTGAACATCCAGATACTGGTAGCAATATTGCTCAACTCTTATTCTCGCTATGTCTCGTCTTCAACGG TGTACTTGCATCCCCAAGTGCCCTTCCCCGGTTTTGGATATTTATGTACCGAGTCTCACCGTTCACCTACCTCGTGTCATCAGTACTATCAACGGGCTTGGCAGGAACCGAAGCATACTGTTCTGACATCGAGATACTCGCTGTCCCTCCACCCGATGGTCAGAATTGTACATCATACCTTGGCCCCTACGCCGAACAAACCATGGGGACTATCCTGGACCCAGCCCCCAATGGCGACTGTCGGCTCTGCAGTATCTCTTCGTCAAATCAATTCTTGGCTCAGCTCAGTATTAACCCTGACGACACCTGGCGAAACGTGGGGATATTGTTCGTGTACATCGTGTTCAATGCTTTTGCAGCCGTTTTCCTCTATTGGTTGGTTCGGGTGCCAAAGAAGAAGTCTcagcaggtgaagaagggctAG